A single region of the Montipora capricornis isolate CH-2021 chromosome 13, ASM3666992v2, whole genome shotgun sequence genome encodes:
- the LOC138029437 gene encoding LOW QUALITY PROTEIN: uncharacterized protein (The sequence of the model RefSeq protein was modified relative to this genomic sequence to represent the inferred CDS: inserted 1 base in 1 codon), whose translation MEGDEASSSSAFNVSSLSRVTSSSLDPRKHWYVLTKEVCRGYPKDFARNGIFKSFPDELRSVAPRELQPAKSVYSSDFQRTPNTVYVASTFGLIAGLLRQSGRSASGVLNSAVFTPIVNLLNSIALDMEHHDPMYFAFGGKACPVIQASEELHAELAEKSRCKGPIEFLELKVKNLQGQVVDLETSLSDFSFXEPTCCSTPANSRSPSSCCSSIEETKCSPDLGSTTRKRQVVAKCKEVLDSISDISDKYKESIACVLGNSFIYGDDAQRENVRNHISEVVNIVMDSKGSKKGFSELLSSETHTRVFQSMRVPDWVLLYFKLHTKLPDLAWQTLLNLTQLGKTGRSGDAPLLLSKNEIKAVKKLVFSVVRKTLKIGRVDDADFEACDVDLQSVLVWAIREQRLHCCDTEDLEFNVKLDGRPLGGKNQVAVGLAPIDFANKSSESALSVYPIAIGNCKENRANLKQLIRNLNCQKNVIRKHGIVVDGKRYNISFTVTLDYKALLLLLNKKDDEDFLLGGKGYGVQCCAFCDAIRACTCHGVAADETCLDCLRSKANIGRGSGLRDDLNFLLEEDLSSINLCSLHCEMRNCEQLLGSLGLFAYRVGTLDKLNDALSEYGPENCRGFPRVTVKEWKGQQTGIERQNIHVASFSGSMEREVLKNFEEIVARSLPLEKVAHYYEECPGAARDVLLNYVTFIEQRISFADEILQRGTFVRDYGTRQETVDLNDTKELKVFLENLKENWVHRQKEVDGRFLELEEQCGNQEPLPKKRKRGKKKILEDHTDPFANYAAQLQIEFFVKVCCDWRDIAHTMRDRVFEDHEEQLIDINDVKCKEWGFLLKKLFGVHLGTGDYGHLVIDHSAMLLRHFRSFYKYSGQGFEASHKLHRQLYSKATNHDSSGPGQSLNQILTHWYATMLLSLRYSFQQAENCIVARKKIFTYRGCGWKSAGHEMRSWTGAMKTWVQVINNLFEQMFGSDFLTYCYDKDHGTRVGDTVTSSILEYCHDHWESQYGVHIHPQPPQDLSGKCHPIATNLVSDTDILNEPTPPQDLSGKCHPMATNLDLDAAMLNEPAPVLSPESEPAKCNLESVTSHSSPQPKAAVIIEDQGETILPLTALQVAMAKASTRGEDAALHSLLPPLAARASLTLRPVYGKTSNTDPFLVTERPCESDIQRAQKVLRDAKRAGMNPTGIDIVGKGQFSESALSILKRFCTLADTTRKVSAEANWLSKMKCSSEDLVRLQDALWHHPKNHPILKYGKKGLDSTSYSDLVEERYIDSFVIDICINKFLDDARENGKNDTVYFPTEFYDWMSCNDKNFQQLQLNETTKHLPNVHDLQQILVPVYMPNHWGLIFVDLAQKEMYFDDGLQSAVPTMSLPSVKRLLELLSEMYPHHPSFQTRFWKNYPMFRRFGMPSQAPVNSKMIGVGSCGIGVIMAARDMIQNGSLCINNFQWRFSDMDQHRKTLMLQILDWSTP comes from the exons ATGGAGGGAGACGAAGCCTCGTCCTCCTCCGCGTTTAACGTTTCCAGTCTGTCGAGGGTTACAAGTTCGTCGCTTGACCCTCGAAAACATTGGTATGTCCTTACTAAAGAAGTTTGTCGAGGTTATCCGAAGGATTTCGCCAGGAATGGAATTTTCAAGTCATTTCCAGACGAACTTCGGAGTGTGGCTCCGCGGGAACTTCAGCCCGCCAAATCGGTGTATTCCAGTGACTTCCAAAGAACGCCAAATACAGTGTATGTCGCTTCGACCTTTGGTTTAATTGCCGGACTACTACGTCAAAGCGGTCGTTCAGCTAGTGGCGTTCTGAATTCAGCTGTATTCACGCCGATTGTAAATCTCCTGAACTCCATCGCGTTGGACATGGAGCACCACGATCCTATGTACTTCGCTTTTGGCGGGAAAGCGTGCCCGGTTATTCAAGCCTCTGAGGAACTCCATGCAGAACTGGCCGAAAAATCACG CTGCAAAGGGCCTATTGAATTCCTTGAACTCAAAGTGAAGAACCTTCAGGGTCAGGTTGTTGATCTTGAAACGAGTTTAAgtgatttttctt cagagcCAACATGCTGTTCGACTCCTGCCAACTCTCGTTCACCATCATCGTGCTGCAGTTCGATCGAGGAGACAAAATGCAGCCCAGACCTCGGATCGACGACCAGAAAACGACAAGTGGTAGCTAAGTGCAAGGAAGTTTTAGATTCAATCAGTGACATCTCAGACAAATATAAAGAATCAATTGCTTGCGTTctaggaaacagttttatttatgGCGATGATGCTCAGAGAGAAAATGTGAGAAACCACATCTCGGAGGTCGTAAATATTGTAATGGACTCAAAGGGGTCGAAAAAAGGCTTTTCTGAGCTTCTGTCCTCAGAAACACACACTCGTGTTTTCCAGAGCATGAGAGTTCCAGATTGGGTGCTGCTGTATTTCAAGTTGCACACCAAGCTTCCTGATTTAGCATGGCAGACGCTGCTCAATTTGACCCAACTTGGAAAGACCGGG CGATCTGGTGATGCACCTTTActtctttcaaaaaatgaaatcaaggcTGTAAAGAAGTTAGTATTTTCTGTTGTGCGGAAAACGCTGAAAATTGGTAGAGTTGATGATGCTGACTTTGAAGCGTGTGATGTGGACCTACAATCTGTTCTTGTCTGGGCCATACGAGAACAGCGCCTTCATTGTTGTGACACTGAGGACCTGGAATTCAATGTTAAACTTGATGGCCGTCCTCTTGGTG GTAAAAATCAAGTGGCTGTAGGTCTGGCACCCATTGATTTTGCCAATAAAAGTTCTGAGAGTGCCTTGTCAGTATACCCTATTGCTATAGGGAATTGTAAAGAGAACAG GGCAAATCTAAAGCAATTGATTAGAAATCTTAATTGCCAGAAGAATGTCATAAGAAAACATGGCATTGTTGTGGATGGGAAAAGGTACAACATCTCTTTCACAG TGACTCTGGACTACAAGGCTTTGTTGCTTCTCCTGAACAAAAAAGACGATGAGGATTTCCTCCTTGGTGGCAAAGGCTATGGAGTACAGTGTTGTGCATTTTGTGATGCAATAAGG GCTTGCACTTGCCATGGAGTTGCTGCAGATGAGACATGCCTGGATTGTTTAAGATCAAAAGCTAACATCGGAAG GGGTTCAGGCCTTCGAGATGATCTCAATTTTCTTCTGGAGGAAGACTTGAGCAGCATAAATCTTTGCTCTCTACATTGTGAGATGCGAAATTGTGAGCAGCTTCTGGGCTCATTGGGTTTGTTTGCCTATCGAGTTGGAACCCTAGACAAGTTGAATGATGCCTTGTCTGAGTATGGGCCTGAAAACTGTAGAGGTTTTCCTAGAGTAACAGTTAAAGAATGGAAAGGACAACAAACAGGAATAGAGAGACAAAATATACATGTTGCATCTTTTTCAG GTTCGATGGAGAGAGAAGTTCTTAAGAACTTTGAAGAAATTGTAGCAAGGTCACTCCCCCTTGAGAAAGTTGCCCATTACTATGAGGAATGTCCTGGAGCTGCAAGAGACGTTCTCCTGAACTACGTCACCTTTATTGAACAGAGGATATCG TTTGCAGATGAGATACTCCAGAGGGGAACCTTTGTTAGAGACTATGGTACGCGGCAAGAAACAGTTGACCTCAATGACACAAAAG AACTAAAAGTATTCTTGGAGAACCTGAAGGAGAACTGGGTTCATAGACAAAAAGAAGTAGATGGAAGATTTCTGGAGCTGGAAGAACAGTGTGGCAATCAGGAACCCCTAcccaagaaaaggaaaagagggAAGAAGAAAATACTGGAAGACCACACTGATCCCTTTGCAAATTATGCAGCCCAACttcaaattgaattttttgtcaAG GTTTGCTGTGATTGGAGGGACATTGCCCACACAATGCGTGACAGGGTCTTTGAAGACCATGAAGAGCAATTGATTGATATCAATGATGTCAAG TGCAAGGAGTGGGgctttttgttgaaaaagctATTTGGTGTACATCTTGGCACTGGTGATTATGGGCACCTTGTCATAGATCACAGTGCTATGCTCCTACGGCACTTCAGGTCCTTCTATAAATATTCTGGCCAAGGATTTGAGGCTTCTCACAAGCTACACAGGCAGCTGTATTCCAAGGCAACAAATCATGATTCATCTGGACCTGGGCAGTCAT TGAATCAAATTCTCACGCACTGGTATGCAACCATGCTGCTGTCATTGAGGTATTCATTCCAACAAGCTGAAAATTGCATTGTGGCCA gaaagaaaatatttaccTACCGTGGATGTGGCTGGAAAAGTGCTGGTCATGAAATGAGATCGTGGACTGGAGCTATGAAAACTTGGGTTCAAGTAATCAATAATTTATTTGAGCAAATGTTTGGAAGTGACTTCCTTACATACTGCTATGATAAAGACCATGGCACTAGGGTTGGGGACACGGTGACTTCCAGTATTTTAGAATACTGCCATGATCATTGGGAAAGTCAGTATGGTGTCCACATCCATCCACAGCCACCACAGGATCTTTCCGGCAAGTGTCACCCAATAGCTACCAACTTGGTTTCAGATACTGACATCCTGAATGAGCCAACCCCACCACAAGATCTTTCTGGTAAGTGTCACCCAATGGCTACCAACTTGGATTTAGATGCTGCCATGCTGAATGAGCCAGCCCCAGTACTCAGTCCAGAATCTGAACCAGCTAAATGTAACTTGGAGTCTGTCACTTCTCATTCATCTCCTCAACCAAAGGCTGCAGTTATCATTGAGGATCAAGGTGAGACCATCTTGCCACTAACTGCCTTGCAAGTTGCAATGGCCAAAGCTAGCACAAGAGGTGAAGACGCTGCACTACACAGTTTACTTCCACCACTGGCAGCAAGAGCTTCCTTGACACTCAGGCCAGTTTATGGTAAAACCTCCAATACAGATCCCTTCTTGGTAACAGAGCGTCCCTGTGAAAGTGACATCCAGAGGGCTCAGAAAGTTCTGCGTGATGCTAAAAGGGCTGGCATGAATCCTACCGGTATTGACATTGTAGGCAAGGGTCAGTTTTCTGAGAGTGCCCTCTCTATCCTAAAACGCTTCTGCACACTAGCTGACACTACTCGCAAAGTATCTGCAGAGGCTAACTGGCTTTCTAAAATGAAATGCTCATCTGAAGATCTTGTGCGATTACAAGATGCCCTTTGGCATCATCCTAAAAACCACCCCATACTAAAGTATGGTAAGAAGGGATTGGATTCCACGTCATACTCTGATCTTGTTGAGGAACGGTATATCGATAGCTTTGTCATTGATATATGCATCAATAAGTTTTTGGATGACGCCAGAGAAAATGGTAAGAATGACACTGTGTATTTTCCCACAGAGTTTTATGATTGGATGAGCTGCAATGACAAGAATTTCCAGCAGCTGCAATTAAATGAAACAACAAAGCACCTCCCAAATGTCCATGATTTGCAGCAAATTCTAGTGCCAGTTTACATGCCTAACCATTGGGGCTTAATCTTTGTTGATTTAGCCCAGAAAGAGATGTACTTTGATGATGGCCTGCAGTCAGCAGTTCCTACCATGTCCCTTCCATCAGTCAAGAGGTTATTAGAGTTACTCTCTGAAATGTACCCACACCATCCATCTTTCCAAACAAGGTTTTGGAAAAACTATCCAATGTTTCGGCGATTTGGTATGCCATCTCAGGCACCGGTTAACTCGAAAATGATTGGCGTTGGAAGCTGTGGGATTGGTGTGATCATGGCTGCAAGGGATATGATTCAGAATGGGTCTTTGTGCATCAACAACTTCCAGTGGAGATTTTCTGATATGGATCAACACAGGAAAACTTTAATGTTGCAGATCCTTGACTGGAGTACTCCATAG